GATAACGAAAACTTTTTCAAAATAAAAGACCAACTTTCTATAAATGAATATTTATGCGAATGAACGAATTATTCATACATACTAATTCATTTATATTAGAAAGTCTATAGCATTACAGGATGTTCTACTATTCGAAATCTTTGTTGAAATCGTAAGTGTAGAAACGTTCGAAATGTAGCCAGTTTTCCGCTTCTGGTTCTCCATCCGCTAAACGTTTGTCCATTTCCTGTAGCATCCAAGCTGTTTGTGAAATATGCGCTCGCATCGATCCCATTTTTTCATCACGGGAATCTTTAATATTATGAATAATATCCGGCTCACCTAGATCTTCTTTCGAATTGTTCGAAAAGGCAAGAGCATAAATAGTTGGACGATTTTCTTCCGGCATACGACGAATGGCACGAATCATCGCGCGACCAGTAGCATCATGATCGGGATGCACGGCATAATTTGGATAGAATGTGATAACTAGAGAAGGATTCGTATCTTCTATTAAGTTTTCCATCATTCCAACCATTTTTTCATCATCTTCAAATTCAATCGTTTTATCCCTTAGTCCCATCATTCGAAGATCTGTGACACCCATAGATTTGGCGGATGCCAGAAGCTCTTGTTTTCGAACTTGTGGAAGTGTTTCACGAGTTGCAAAAGGAGGATTTCCTAGGTTTCTTCCCATCTCTCCTAAAGTTAAGCATGCATACGTTACAGGTATTCCTTGTTTTATATAAGTTGCTATCGTGCCAGAGACACCAAAAGCCTCATCATCAGGGTGAGGGAATACAACTAATACATGTCGTTCCATTGGTAAAGTCATTTATTTTTCCTCCTTAATAAGTGAATGGTGTTCTACTAATTTCAAGCGCAACCGCTAGTTTTCCGCTTTGATCGTGGCCAGCCATAAGTAGGCGGCCATGCTCGTCTAATTGAAAGTGCGTAATACCTTGCGCATAAACCCATCCATGAGGCAATTTTAAACCAACACGATGTGGTGCTTCCCCAGCCACTTTTCCTAGTTCAAAACGGATTAGTACATTGCGGATAAAAGCACCCGCATTAAACACATTTTCATTAAAATGTGTGGCATAAGCACCATTCGTTGTTTCTAAATGTATATAAACATCTTCGTTTGCAAAATTATTCAAAAGCTCTTGTAATTGTTCCACCTTAACAATTTCCATTTCTAAATCCTCCTAGCATACTGTCTATTATTAGTATAATGAAAAAAAGTTCTTGAAGCGAATGATTGAGATTTTGAGTGCAAACATAAAAACTCGCAAAGTCCGAAATGACTTTGCGAGTAAGTAAGTTATTCATTAAACTATAGTTGTAGTTACTTCTGGAGCACCGTATTTTCCTTTTGCCCCGTGTAGAACTGGCCCAACGTATTGATTTAGCTTCCAGCCGTGTGCAATTGCAGCGGAAACGAATTCTTTAGCTTCAAATACTGCATCTGAAACTGTAAATCCATTTGCTAAGTTAGCAGTAACAGCAGCTGCGAAAGTACAGCCAGCCCCGTGGTTATAAGTTGTTTCTGTTTTTTCTGTTTCAAGTAACGTATGCGTTTGTCCATCGTAGAATAAATCAACTGCTTTTTCATGCGCTAGTTGTTTTCCACCTTTGATCACAACGTTTTTTGCACCAAGAGCATGAATCTTTTCTGCAGCAGCTTTCATGTCTTCGATTGTTTTCAATATTCCAAGTCCTGAAAGTTGTCCAGCTTCGAAAAGGTTAGGCGTGACAACTTGTGCACGTGGAAGTAAGTATTTGATCATTGCGTCTACAGTACCTGGATTAAGAACTTCATCTTCGCCTTTACAAACCATCACTGGGTCGATTACTACATGACTCACACCTGATTCTTCAATGATAGTACCAGCAGTTTCGATAATTTCTTCCGTACTTAACATACCCGTTTTAATAGCATCTACGTTTGTGGACAATGCCGTTTTTGCTTGACGTTTAATCTCCTCAACTGGAAGGGAAAACACATTATGGCTCCACCCATTGTCAGGATCCATTGTTGCAACAACTGTTAAAATATTCATACCATATGTACCGTGTTCTTGGAAAGTTTTTAAATCTGCTTGTATTCCAGCTCCACCAGAAGTATCAGAGCCAGCAATTGTTAATGTTTTTTTAATAGACATCTCAAAAGTCTCCTTTATATTTCCATCATTTAATATATTTCATTGTAGCAGATTAGATCGAATTTTTGAATTAAGGAAACTTTGGGGCAGTCCATAATTTAATCAAAACAACTAATAAAATAATTGCAATGAAAATAGTAATAACCGCACCTATAACAATGCCATTTGCAAATAAAGAAAATGCTATGAATAGAAGAAATGCTATGAATAAAATCGTTCCCAAAGTGAAACAGCCCATTCCAAGACTTTTTGCCTTGTCAGGAATTTCATTAGACATTGTAGCTGCTTTCTCGATCGTCCTTAACTTTTCACGATAATGTAAATCGGCCATTTGCACATCCCCTTTTTTTCATCGTACCATGTATCGAATAGTTGTTAATAGAGAAACTTTTCGTTACTGTTAACGTAGTAGAATGAGAGGAAAAGAGGGATGACATGCGAAATGAAGATAAAATTCGTGAAATGGAAAAATTACTAAAAGAACTAAAAGCACAAAATGAAACAGCCGCTACGATTGCAGAAAGCCCTATTAATAGAGGATTCGGCTTTTGGAAAGTACGCCGTCTTTTATTTAAACTAGGCTTTAAATCCTTCTTTGCGATTGCACTAATTGTTCTTCTACTGCTAGCAGCCTTACCATTTGCTGCATTTTGGGCAATCAAAGGAAGTACATTTACGGAAAATAAAGGTTCGTTTATTGAGCAAGTACAAGCTTTGAATGAATTATCAACAGCTCAAGCTTTTACAAAAGTAATTATTGAACGACAAGATAATGCATTATTTGGAAAAGAAATCGGCATAGATTTACCAGGAACAAAAAGGCAGTTGTTAGTAGTAGTACCTGGTTCCGTGAGAGCAGGAGTGGATTTTTCACAAGTGACAGAGGCGGATATAAAAGTAGATGAAAAAAATAAATCGGCGAAACTCATATTGCCTAAGGCCCAATTTTTAGGTGGTCCTGAGATTTTATTCGATCAAGTAGAAGTATTTTCTTATGAAGGATTATTTCGTGAAAAAGCGGATATAAAAGAAGCATATGACCTTGCAGAAACTGCCAAAGAAATGATGATTGAAGAAACTACGGGACAAGGGTTATTGCAATTAGCAGAAGCAAACGCAGCGAAATCGGTGAAAGAAATGTTCCAATTAGTAGACTATGACGTACAGGTACAATTTAAGGAGTGATAGTAGTGTTAAGTTGGGAAGAGATTCAAGTGGAAGAACAAGAAAAAGCCTATTTTGTGAAGCTGAAATCCTTTCTAGAGAAAGAATATGCAGAACATACGATTTACCCAGTACGAACTGAAATCGGAAGTGCATTTCGTGTGACACCTTTCAATGAGGTGAAAGTGGTGATTCTTGGTCAAGATCCTTATCACGGAGAAGGACAAGCGCATGGTATGAGTTTTTCAGTGAAGCCTGGAGTAGCAATTCCTCCAAGTCTACGCAATATGTTCAAAGAACTTTCGGACGATATGCGCTGTCCAATTCCTACAAGTGGATACTTGGAAAGTTGGGCAAAGCAAGGAGTTTTATTGCTAAATACGGTATTAACAGTTCGTGCAGGGGATGCTAATTCGCATAAAGGAATGGGCTGGGAAACGTATACGGATACAATAATAAAAAAATTATCGGAACGAGAAAAACCACTCATTTTTGTTTTGTGGGGGAAACCAGCGCAAGCGAAAAAGAAGCTAATAGACACAAGGAAGCATGTAATTTTGGAAGCACCTCA
The nucleotide sequence above comes from Psychrobacillus glaciei. Encoded proteins:
- the bshB2 gene encoding bacillithiol biosynthesis deacetylase BshB2, with protein sequence MTLPMERHVLVVFPHPDDEAFGVSGTIATYIKQGIPVTYACLTLGEMGRNLGNPPFATRETLPQVRKQELLASAKSMGVTDLRMMGLRDKTIEFEDDEKMVGMMENLIEDTNPSLVITFYPNYAVHPDHDATGRAMIRAIRRMPEENRPTIYALAFSNNSKEDLGEPDIIHNIKDSRDEKMGSMRAHISQTAWMLQEMDKRLADGEPEAENWLHFERFYTYDFNKDFE
- a CDS encoding YojF family protein gives rise to the protein MEIVKVEQLQELLNNFANEDVYIHLETTNGAYATHFNENVFNAGAFIRNVLIRFELGKVAGEAPHRVGLKLPHGWVYAQGITHFQLDEHGRLLMAGHDQSGKLAVALEISRTPFTY
- the thiD gene encoding bifunctional hydroxymethylpyrimidine kinase/phosphomethylpyrimidine kinase: MSIKKTLTIAGSDTSGGAGIQADLKTFQEHGTYGMNILTVVATMDPDNGWSHNVFSLPVEEIKRQAKTALSTNVDAIKTGMLSTEEIIETAGTIIEESGVSHVVIDPVMVCKGEDEVLNPGTVDAMIKYLLPRAQVVTPNLFEAGQLSGLGILKTIEDMKAAAEKIHALGAKNVVIKGGKQLAHEKAVDLFYDGQTHTLLETEKTETTYNHGAGCTFAAAVTANLANGFTVSDAVFEAKEFVSAAIAHGWKLNQYVGPVLHGAKGKYGAPEVTTTIV
- a CDS encoding DUF4230 domain-containing protein; protein product: MRNEDKIREMEKLLKELKAQNETAATIAESPINRGFGFWKVRRLLFKLGFKSFFAIALIVLLLLAALPFAAFWAIKGSTFTENKGSFIEQVQALNELSTAQAFTKVIIERQDNALFGKEIGIDLPGTKRQLLVVVPGSVRAGVDFSQVTEADIKVDEKNKSAKLILPKAQFLGGPEILFDQVEVFSYEGLFREKADIKEAYDLAETAKEMMIEETTGQGLLQLAEANAAKSVKEMFQLVDYDVQVQFKE
- a CDS encoding uracil-DNA glycosylase, with the translated sequence MLSWEEIQVEEQEKAYFVKLKSFLEKEYAEHTIYPVRTEIGSAFRVTPFNEVKVVILGQDPYHGEGQAHGMSFSVKPGVAIPPSLRNMFKELSDDMRCPIPTSGYLESWAKQGVLLLNTVLTVRAGDANSHKGMGWETYTDTIIKKLSEREKPLIFVLWGKPAQAKKKLIDTRKHVILEAPHPSPLSAYRGFLGSKPYSKINAQLQEWGEPPIDFCL